A genomic window from Chitinophaga pollutisoli includes:
- a CDS encoding citrate (Si)-synthase, eukaryotic produces MSYIKEKFKAKADELGAEVKDLLKNHGTKKVGDVTVAQAYQGMRGITGLVTETSLLDANEGIRFRGYSIPELREHLPKAPGGAEPLPEGLFYLMLIGELPTEADVQNLSSVLGRRSHVPNHVFDAINALPIHTHPMTMLTVGVMALQTESVFAKAYAEGMNKKDYWSYMYEDTLNLIARLPRVAAYIYRRKYKNDQHIQPNGMLDWAANFAHMLGYEDEGFKELMRLYMVIHADHEGGNVSAHTTHLVGSALSDAYLSFAAGMNGLAGPLHGLANQEVIKWILDMKEELGGGVPTKEQIDAFVRKTLAEGKVVPGYGHAVLRKTDPRFTAQEEFAKKHLASDELVQIVWRVYETVPGILGDLGKVKNPWPNVDAHSGALLLHYGLKEYEFYTVLFGVSRALGVLASLCWDRALGLSLERPKSVTTEWMKEFVEGKVDATAE; encoded by the coding sequence ATGAGTTATATAAAAGAGAAATTCAAGGCAAAGGCAGATGAACTGGGCGCCGAGGTTAAGGACCTGCTCAAGAATCATGGAACAAAAAAGGTAGGCGATGTTACGGTAGCCCAGGCTTATCAAGGCATGCGTGGCATTACAGGGCTGGTTACAGAAACATCCCTGCTGGATGCAAATGAAGGTATCCGTTTCCGCGGATATTCCATTCCCGAGTTGCGCGAGCATCTCCCCAAAGCCCCCGGAGGCGCAGAGCCCCTGCCGGAAGGGTTGTTTTACCTCATGCTGATCGGCGAACTGCCGACCGAAGCGGACGTTCAAAATCTCTCCAGTGTTCTGGGCCGCCGTTCGCACGTACCCAACCACGTGTTTGACGCCATCAACGCTCTCCCCATCCATACGCACCCCATGACCATGCTCACCGTAGGTGTAATGGCGCTGCAGACCGAATCCGTGTTTGCCAAAGCGTATGCCGAAGGGATGAACAAAAAAGATTACTGGAGCTATATGTATGAGGATACCCTGAACCTCATCGCCCGCCTCCCCCGTGTTGCGGCATATATCTACCGCCGTAAATATAAAAACGACCAGCACATCCAGCCCAACGGTATGCTCGACTGGGCGGCCAACTTCGCCCATATGCTGGGTTATGAAGACGAAGGCTTCAAGGAACTGATGCGTTTATATATGGTGATCCACGCCGACCACGAAGGTGGTAACGTGAGCGCCCATACTACGCACCTCGTAGGCTCCGCCCTCAGCGACGCGTACCTGTCGTTCGCAGCCGGCATGAACGGTCTTGCCGGTCCGCTCCACGGCCTGGCCAACCAGGAAGTGATCAAATGGATCCTCGACATGAAAGAAGAGCTCGGCGGCGGTGTTCCGACCAAAGAGCAGATCGACGCTTTCGTTCGCAAAACCCTTGCGGAAGGTAAGGTAGTGCCGGGCTACGGTCACGCCGTTCTCCGCAAAACCGATCCCCGCTTTACCGCGCAGGAGGAATTCGCGAAGAAACACCTGGCCAGCGACGAACTGGTACAGATCGTTTGGCGCGTATACGAAACGGTTCCCGGCATCCTGGGCGACCTCGGTAAAGTTAAAAACCCCTGGCCCAACGTGGACGCGCACTCCGGCGCGCTGCTCCTGCACTACGGCCTGAAAGAATACGAATTCTACACCGTCCTCTTCGGCGTTTCCCGCGCACTCGGCGTACTGGCTTCCCTCTGCTGGGACCGCGCCCTCGGCCTCTCCCTCGAGCGCCCGAAATCCGTGACCACTGAATGGATGAAAGAATTTGTAGAAGGTAAAGTAGACGCAACCGCCGAATAA